A part of Aegilops tauschii subsp. strangulata cultivar AL8/78 chromosome 2, Aet v6.0, whole genome shotgun sequence genomic DNA contains:
- the LOC109740095 gene encoding exocyst complex component EXO70A1 isoform X1: protein MEKVHMYLIDPEASILLKEIAELMILVGHAPNICRDYGETRHHMLMQFLSLLSVQIEQKSYNNPAATTTNGACSMQLYEKNQKMWIQALKVFVSTVLPEERNSCAQIFGCDRKVEEDCFARATTRCTGQLLAVGSMMTNVKVYDQQHHKVPLLLQMHEELIKLQRSINVLLSGDAKGVISEQASMLLDKLGEEASSLLMEFLNVCSNPKPCQNIVLDGDILPLTRHVMGFVEQLTECSDTVNLILLPILEEEEEGAEITKSPWECYVRILLARLQLKFEENAESYKDERLRYIFLMNNAMHVLKGLGSSDLSMSMGNDNHQQLVVRVEQYGTAYLRASWTGALSHLSDHAVSDYDVLFRPGFLCHWMRKGIKNFNSAFGEITRVQTTWKVPDPQLRQHLRLIILQQVLTAYRTYLERYGCYLGNNESEYVKYTPDEIENDVLDLFEG, encoded by the coding sequence ATGGAGAAAGTACACATGTATCTGATTGACCCTGAAGCTTCAATCTTGCTAAAGGAGATTGCTGAGCTTATGATCCTTGTTGGCCATGCACCAAACATATGTCGTGATTACGGAGAAACACGCCACCACATGTTAATGCAATTCCTTTctttgctcagtgttcagattgAGCAAAAAAGCTACAACAACCCAGCAGCAACAACTACTAACGGTGCATGCAGCATGCAGCTTTATGAGAAGAATCAGAAAATGTGGATCCAAGCACTCAAAGTCTTTGTCAGCACAGTCCTCCCTGAAGAACGCAACTCTTGCGCTCAGATTTTCGGATGTGATCGTAAGGTGGAGGAAGATTGTTTTGCCAGAGCCACCACGCGGTGTACTGGACAATTGCTCGCAGTTGGAAGTATGATGACAAATGTCAAAGTGTATGACCAGCAACATCATAAAGTACCCCTACTTCTACAGATGCATGAGGAATTGATAAAGCTTCAACGAAGTATAAATGTCCTCTTGTCTGGTGATGCCAAGGGTGTGATCAGTGAGCAGGCCAGTATGCTTCTCGATAAGCTTGGGGAAGAAGCATCAAGTCTCCTTATGGAGTTCCTGAATGTATGTTCTAACCCTAAACCATGCCAAAATATAGTACTTGATGGAGATATCCTGCCATTGACACGACATGTCATGGGTTTTGTCGAACAACTCACTGAGTGCAGTGACACGGTCAATCTTATCTTACTACCCAttctggaggaggaggaggagggcgcaGAGATAACCAAGAGTCCTTGGGAATGCTATGTGCGCATTCTGCTCGCACGCTTGCAGCTGAAGTTTGAGGAGAACGCTGAATCTTACAAGGACGAGCGCCTGAGGTACATTTTCCTGATGAATAATGCAATGCATGTGCTTAAAGGCTTAGGGTCTTCCGATCTGAGTATGTCCATGGGGAACGACAACCACCAACAGCTTGTCGTACGGGTAGAACAGTATGGGACAGCTTACCTTCGAGCATCATGGACTGGAGCTCTGTCTCACTTGAGTGATCACGCCGTGAGTGATTATGATGTGCTTTTCAGGCCAGGATTTCTCTGTCATTGGATGAGAAAAGGCATAAAGAATTTCAATTCGGCATTCGGAGAAATAACCAGGGTCCAAACAACATGGAAAGTGCCCGATCCTCAACTTAGACAACACTTACGGTTAATTATATTGCAGCAAGTTCTTACCGCTTATCGCACATATTTAGAAAGGTACGGCTGCTATCTGGGGAATAATGAAAGCGAGTATGTAAAGTATACTCCTGACGAGATAGAGAATGATGTTTTAGACTTGTTTGAAGGTTAA
- the LOC109740095 gene encoding uncharacterized protein isoform X2 has protein sequence MASQPPGTDDSIADLGLRRLEAADEAVRRWASRGAAVEDSHGVVSYSAGLVAAVKDLISLCSGGGGLYARRAEIALQAAMVHLEDHFRQVLNSGTYLHPPSSLQESLHECIAPFI, from the exons ATGGCGTCGCAGCCGCCGGGAACCGACGACTCCATTGCCGACCTCGGCCTCCGGAGGCTGGAGGCCGCCGATGAGGCCGTAAGGAGGTGGGCATCTCGGGGCGCGGCCGTCGAGGACAGCCACGGCGTCGTCTCCTACTCGGCTGGTCTTGTGGCGGCGGTCAAGGACCTCATCTCCCTCTGCTCAGGTGGTGGCGGCCTCTACGCCCGACGCGCCGAAATCGCCTTACAG GCTGCCATGGTACACCTTGAGGATCACTTCCGCCAAGTTCTCAATTCGGGCACATATTTACACCCCCCTAGCAGTCTCCAAGAATCACTGCACGAGTGCATTGCCCCCTTTATATGA